Proteins from a single region of Phycisphaeraceae bacterium D3-23:
- a CDS encoding serine/threonine-protein kinase — MAHEPAYEFRREYLLRLPLPLAQLYSRAHNAKDNRSRHDNCYYIFESLIKLATCPLIGSYIDDLNRGRPHVESIDRTLSYLALPSLGQWVAMLRELSRHYGSSAELKGHPLRNVWRRLNRKHTRADSPAIVALYRRIKHGPDGNLSADTTCTLLDLFDKIVRYRNDVVGHGGPRFEDFFDNEMGPLMFPAVNEVLAEGTFDALGAPGTRLVYLTEMRMVGEGKFEVSLRELVGLQGERSAPMVFDEDMAKALAPRYGAFPGLALIWPGHAAPLRLGPMMRFRESEVADEVLLLNRDRGGRQVEYLSYTTGRTERDAEMSGAMAHILSVVTAKEITEDQLHAFEKLSRSEGDSIEGLLGDSRLDGSSGAPRLGDYELLAELGRGGMGVVYLARQSSLGRVVALKTLPGDLSSNERALARFRREMRVLGNCDHPNIVKLLDSGTLDDGQMYYTMEYVPGADLEQVWKELSSQTCESEVTDLDESVFAQALDAASRHKRQDVTTRYERTVNPLRRRDEDGEENPLILPPLPLPELPAALRDASDRAAYVRRIVTMIRDAALALHTVHAQGVIHRDVSPGNLMVTPDGKRIVLMDFGLAKGGGESMSMSIGAGFMGKLRYAAPEQLASAVLDVGAPADVRGLGATLWELVTRQRLFDEARDERALATLIHQKDVPRLRDVDPGFDRDLEAIVARATEREVPKRIGSAKLLAEYLQMYLDGVSLPIRPPTTGELFTRWVRQKKALVGSLAFALAAVSLILIFAFNEVNKRANDAQVARDQAEDARAPRPRRVSNRPAPRSRASSRRSPSPTSSAARGFTARNASCSRRSSGSTSSSSPTTPTTRGSSSTSPARCASWRRRVCRSARSTRPRGTRSRPRGCCAGWVMMRPTSLNARRCWSCSRGSTSGSGPNTTRPGSRARPGLSTCSSRSSPGPTTATNTRRWRPPARAWAT, encoded by the coding sequence ATGGCCCACGAACCCGCCTACGAGTTCCGACGCGAGTACCTGCTCCGGCTGCCCCTGCCCCTGGCGCAGCTCTACTCCCGCGCCCATAACGCCAAGGACAACCGATCCCGCCACGACAACTGCTACTACATCTTCGAGTCGCTCATCAAGCTCGCCACCTGCCCGCTCATCGGGTCGTACATCGACGACCTGAACCGAGGCCGGCCCCACGTCGAGTCCATCGACCGCACCCTCTCCTACCTCGCGCTGCCCTCGCTGGGGCAGTGGGTCGCCATGCTCCGCGAGCTGTCCCGGCACTACGGCAGCAGCGCCGAGCTCAAGGGCCACCCGCTACGAAACGTCTGGCGCCGGCTCAACCGCAAGCACACCCGCGCCGACTCGCCCGCCATCGTCGCGCTCTACCGGCGCATCAAGCACGGGCCCGACGGCAACCTCTCGGCCGACACCACCTGCACCCTGCTCGACCTCTTCGACAAGATCGTCCGCTACCGCAACGACGTCGTCGGGCACGGCGGGCCGCGCTTCGAGGACTTCTTCGACAACGAGATGGGCCCGCTGATGTTCCCGGCCGTGAACGAGGTGCTGGCCGAGGGCACGTTCGATGCGCTGGGTGCGCCGGGCACCCGGCTGGTTTACCTGACCGAGATGCGGATGGTGGGGGAGGGCAAGTTCGAGGTGTCGCTGCGTGAGCTGGTCGGGCTGCAGGGCGAGCGCAGCGCGCCGATGGTGTTTGACGAGGACATGGCCAAGGCGCTCGCGCCGCGTTACGGCGCGTTCCCGGGGCTGGCGTTGATCTGGCCGGGCCACGCCGCGCCGCTTCGGCTCGGGCCGATGATGCGCTTCCGCGAGTCGGAGGTCGCCGACGAGGTGCTGCTTCTGAACCGCGACCGCGGGGGCCGGCAGGTCGAGTACCTGTCGTATACGACGGGCCGGACCGAGCGCGACGCGGAGATGTCGGGCGCGATGGCGCACATCCTGTCGGTGGTCACGGCCAAGGAGATCACCGAGGACCAGCTCCACGCGTTCGAGAAACTCAGCCGATCCGAGGGCGATTCGATCGAGGGGCTGCTCGGCGACAGCCGGTTGGATGGCTCCAGCGGCGCGCCACGTCTGGGGGATTACGAGCTGCTCGCAGAGCTTGGCCGAGGCGGGATGGGTGTGGTTTATCTCGCGCGCCAGTCGTCGCTGGGGCGAGTGGTGGCCCTCAAGACGTTGCCGGGCGACCTGTCGAGCAACGAACGGGCGCTCGCGCGTTTCCGCCGGGAAATGCGGGTCTTGGGCAACTGTGACCACCCGAATATTGTGAAGCTGCTGGACTCGGGGACGCTGGACGACGGGCAGATGTACTACACGATGGAGTACGTACCCGGTGCGGACCTCGAGCAGGTCTGGAAGGAGCTGAGCAGCCAGACGTGCGAGTCGGAAGTGACGGACCTGGACGAATCGGTGTTCGCCCAGGCCCTCGACGCGGCGAGTAGACATAAGCGGCAAGACGTGACGACGCGCTACGAGCGGACGGTGAACCCGCTGCGCCGGCGCGATGAGGATGGTGAAGAGAACCCGCTCATCCTGCCTCCGCTTCCGCTGCCGGAGCTGCCCGCCGCGCTGCGCGACGCGAGCGACCGTGCGGCGTATGTCCGGCGGATCGTGACGATGATCCGCGACGCCGCGCTCGCGCTGCACACCGTCCACGCCCAGGGCGTCATCCACCGCGACGTGAGCCCGGGCAACCTGATGGTCACGCCCGACGGCAAGCGCATCGTGCTGATGGACTTTGGCCTCGCCAAGGGCGGGGGCGAATCCATGAGCATGTCGATCGGCGCGGGCTTTATGGGCAAGCTCCGCTACGCCGCGCCCGAGCAGCTCGCCTCGGCGGTGCTCGACGTGGGTGCCCCCGCCGACGTGCGCGGGCTGGGCGCGACGCTCTGGGAACTGGTCACCCGCCAGCGCCTCTTCGACGAGGCCCGCGACGAACGCGCGCTCGCGACGCTGATCCACCAGAAAGACGTGCCGCGCCTGCGCGACGTCGACCCGGGCTTTGACCGCGACCTCGAAGCGATCGTCGCCCGCGCGACCGAGCGCGAGGTGCCCAAGCGCATCGGTTCGGCCAAGCTGCTGGCCGAGTACCTGCAGATGTATCTCGACGGCGTGTCCTTGCCGATCCGCCCGCCGACCACGGGCGAACTGTTTACCCGTTGGGTACGGCAGAAGAAGGCGCTCGTGGGCTCGCTGGCGTTCGCGCTCGCGGCGGTGTCGCTGATCCTCATCTTCGCGTTCAACGAAGTGAATAAACGTGCCAACGATGCGCAGGTCGCCCGCGACCAGGCGGAGGACGCCCGCGCGCCGAGGCCGAGGCGAGTCTCGAACAGACCCGCGCCGCGCTCTCGGGCGTCTTCGAGACGATCACCGAGTCCGACGTCTTCCGCGGCACGGGGCTTTACGGCCCGCAACGCGAGCTGCTCGCGGAGATCGTCGGGCAGTACGAGCTCATCCTCACCGACAACCCCGACGACGCGCGGCTCAAGTTCGACCTCGCCCGCACGCTGCGCATCCTGGCGGAGACGAGTCTGCAGGTCGGCAAGGTCGACGAGGCCGAGGGGCACGCGCTCAAGGCCGAGGGGCTGCTGCGCGGGCTGGGTGATGATGAGGCCTACGAGTTTGAACGCGCGTCGCTGCTGGTCGTGCTCGCGCGGATCAACCTCGGGCTCGGGCCCGAACACTACGAGGCCGGGATCGAGAGCGCGACCCGGGCTGTCAACATGCTCATCCCGCTCGTCGCCCGGCCCGACAACCGCGACGAACACGCGGCGATGGCGTCCGCCTGCCAGAGCCTGGGCGACCTGA
- a CDS encoding PSD1 and planctomycete cytochrome C domain-containing protein — protein MTDRILQHRARPRAVWAIVAAVYLVGVTAVNARPGAKGVAEADPGVAEAAEASSSFSAEQLTFFELRVRPVLAEHCYSCHSHDAERVRGGIYLDSRAGVIDSFAAEPGDVENSLMIEAVHYADPTMQMPPDGKLPDDAIAALERWVEMGLPWPDEAQPGAAEAFDLAARRASHWCWQAPVMAEPPAVRDADWARNDIDRFILARLEAVGLTPSPEADRTTLIRRLTFDMTGLPPTAGEIDTFVNDDSPDAYEQLVDRLLASPHFGEKWGRHWLDLVRYAETLGHEFDFNIPDAWKYRDYVIRAFNDDVPYDTLLFEHIAGDLVDEPRVDEATGMVASVQGTGWYWLGEQTHAPVDVRGHQADVYANQIDVLGRAFQGLTIACARCHDHKFDAISTEDYYALQGMMQSTSWTPAAVNEPAALVGDVAALQRERDAMADALRGSIDPNLLLIAPHMVAASEVFRETRAIEDPAQRNARVDALCAEIAQRDQLNPGLLRRWVDITYQGTNRDWQHPLHGWGVTHHSKPEDAQRWWADRPADAEHRFADGGAMRDGDVLLYDGGDPADGIPYGTAFGEHAFVSAGDFLPTGRGAGVGSIAVFPARSSAAIADRWQGVLLTDVGTIEHQYVHVLAQGSHAQLRFVLDGFRIIQGPIYNAMRQEVNAAYPRWYSVHYNKWQGGMHDQYVEIGDTTSSAGHTGGSAPDAHGTIYRVIASDQGAPPPPAFALYADMHVPAEATIDQVAAEFERLAQAAMIFWQSGEAPQSPADRAKLALLSFLLDAGLMPLVDPQGVAIDVAQLRAAYHAQAQQVPVPQLALAVAEAPPIDSAIYIRGSHLIEGETAQRRYLEAIVGGGVQSPALGSGRLELAKAIADPDNPLTARVAVNRLWHHLFGRGIVASVDNMGVLGSPPTHPELLDHLAVTFMRSDGWSTKAMLKRIVMSATYRQQSDRRGSAIDDVDPENLLLHRQNLRRLTAESIRDAVLHTSGRLDRRMFGPSVMVHLTPFMEGRGRPGNSGPLDGAGRRSIYISTRRNFLSPMMLAFDTPAPFSTVGRRNVTNVPAQALILMNDPFVHQQAEVWARALVQGEDATPEARVERMWRDALGRTPDPVERVAALAYLQAQADSYGLADEAVLRDPRVWQDLCHAVFNTKSFLYIR, from the coding sequence ATGACGGATCGCATCCTTCAACATCGGGCTCGGCCGCGCGCCGTCTGGGCGATCGTGGCGGCGGTGTATCTGGTTGGGGTCACGGCCGTGAACGCTCGGCCCGGTGCGAAGGGCGTCGCGGAAGCCGACCCGGGCGTTGCCGAGGCCGCCGAAGCGAGTTCGTCGTTTAGCGCCGAACAGCTCACGTTTTTTGAGTTGCGTGTTCGGCCGGTCTTGGCTGAGCATTGCTACAGCTGCCACTCACACGACGCGGAGCGTGTGCGGGGGGGGATTTACCTGGACAGCCGTGCGGGTGTGATCGATTCGTTTGCGGCCGAGCCGGGCGATGTTGAAAACAGTTTGATGATTGAGGCGGTGCACTACGCCGACCCAACGATGCAGATGCCGCCGGACGGCAAGCTGCCGGACGATGCGATCGCGGCGCTGGAGCGTTGGGTGGAGATGGGGCTGCCCTGGCCCGACGAGGCGCAGCCCGGCGCGGCCGAGGCCTTCGACCTCGCGGCGCGGCGCGCGTCACACTGGTGTTGGCAAGCGCCGGTGATGGCCGAGCCGCCGGCCGTGCGTGATGCGGATTGGGCCCGCAACGACATCGACCGCTTCATCCTCGCGAGGCTTGAGGCAGTGGGGCTCACGCCGTCGCCCGAGGCGGACCGCACGACGCTGATCCGCCGGCTGACGTTTGACATGACCGGCCTGCCGCCGACGGCTGGGGAAATCGACACGTTTGTCAATGACGACTCGCCCGACGCATATGAGCAGCTGGTCGATCGGCTGCTCGCGTCGCCGCACTTCGGCGAGAAGTGGGGCCGGCACTGGCTCGACCTGGTGCGTTATGCGGAGACGCTGGGTCACGAGTTCGACTTCAACATCCCCGACGCCTGGAAGTACCGCGACTACGTGATCCGCGCGTTCAATGATGATGTGCCTTACGACACGCTGCTGTTCGAGCACATCGCGGGGGACCTCGTCGACGAGCCGCGCGTCGACGAGGCGACCGGGATGGTCGCGTCGGTACAGGGCACGGGCTGGTACTGGCTGGGCGAGCAGACGCACGCGCCGGTCGATGTGCGCGGGCATCAGGCGGACGTCTATGCGAACCAGATCGACGTGCTGGGCCGGGCGTTTCAGGGGCTGACCATCGCCTGTGCCCGCTGTCACGACCACAAGTTTGATGCGATCAGCACCGAGGACTACTACGCGCTGCAGGGCATGATGCAGAGTACATCGTGGACACCCGCGGCGGTGAATGAACCGGCGGCGTTGGTTGGCGATGTCGCGGCGCTACAACGCGAGCGCGACGCGATGGCCGACGCGCTGCGCGGGAGCATAGACCCGAACCTGCTCCTGATCGCGCCGCATATGGTCGCGGCGTCGGAGGTCTTTCGAGAGACCCGCGCGATCGAGGACCCGGCGCAGCGCAACGCGCGCGTCGACGCACTGTGCGCCGAGATCGCCCAGCGCGACCAGCTCAACCCTGGGCTGCTGCGCCGCTGGGTGGACATCACGTATCAAGGTACGAATCGCGATTGGCAGCACCCGCTGCACGGCTGGGGGGTGACCCACCACAGCAAGCCCGAGGATGCGCAGCGCTGGTGGGCCGACCGGCCCGCCGACGCGGAGCACCGATTCGCCGACGGCGGGGCGATGCGTGACGGGGACGTGCTGCTGTACGACGGCGGCGACCCGGCAGATGGCATCCCGTACGGCACCGCGTTCGGCGAACACGCGTTTGTGTCGGCCGGCGATTTCCTGCCAACCGGGCGCGGCGCGGGGGTGGGCTCGATCGCCGTGTTCCCCGCCCGGTCCAGCGCCGCGATCGCCGACCGCTGGCAAGGCGTTTTGCTGACCGACGTCGGCACGATCGAACATCAGTATGTCCATGTCCTCGCGCAGGGCTCACACGCGCAGCTCCGCTTTGTACTCGACGGCTTTCGCATTATCCAAGGCCCGATCTACAACGCGATGCGGCAGGAAGTCAACGCCGCCTACCCGCGTTGGTACAGCGTCCACTACAACAAGTGGCAGGGCGGGATGCACGACCAGTATGTCGAGATCGGCGACACCACGTCGAGCGCCGGACACACCGGCGGTAGTGCGCCCGATGCGCATGGCACGATCTACCGTGTCATCGCGTCGGACCAAGGCGCACCGCCGCCGCCCGCGTTTGCGTTGTACGCCGACATGCACGTGCCTGCCGAGGCGACGATCGACCAGGTCGCGGCCGAGTTCGAACGGCTGGCCCAGGCCGCGATGATCTTCTGGCAGTCCGGCGAAGCGCCACAATCCCCCGCCGACCGTGCGAAGCTCGCGTTGCTGAGCTTCCTACTCGACGCCGGGCTGATGCCGCTGGTGGACCCGCAAGGCGTCGCGATCGATGTCGCGCAGCTCCGCGCGGCGTACCACGCCCAGGCGCAGCAGGTACCCGTGCCGCAGCTTGCGCTCGCGGTCGCCGAGGCCCCGCCGATCGACTCGGCGATCTACATCCGTGGCAGCCACCTCATCGAAGGCGAGACCGCGCAGCGCCGCTACCTCGAAGCCATCGTCGGCGGCGGCGTGCAGTCCCCCGCGCTAGGCAGCGGCCGGCTCGAACTCGCCAAGGCGATCGCCGACCCCGACAACCCGCTCACCGCGCGCGTCGCGGTCAACCGGCTCTGGCACCACCTCTTTGGTAGGGGCATCGTCGCGTCGGTCGACAATATGGGCGTGCTCGGTTCGCCGCCGACCCACCCCGAGCTGCTCGATCATCTCGCGGTCACTTTCATGCGCTCCGACGGCTGGTCAACCAAGGCGATGCTCAAGCGCATCGTCATGAGCGCGACGTACCGACAGCAGAGCGACCGACGCGGCTCGGCCATCGACGATGTCGATCCCGAGAACCTGCTGCTGCACCGGCAGAACCTCCGCCGACTTACGGCCGAGTCGATCCGCGACGCGGTCTTGCATACGTCGGGCCGGCTGGACCGCCGGATGTTTGGGCCGTCGGTCATGGTGCACCTCACGCCCTTCATGGAGGGCCGGGGCCGTCCTGGCAACTCTGGCCCGCTCGATGGCGCGGGGCGTCGCAGCATCTATATCAGTACGCGGCGCAATTTCTTGTCGCCGATGATGCTCGCGTTCGATACGCCTGCGCCGTTCTCGACGGTGGGGCGGCGCAATGTCACCAACGTGCCGGCGCAGGCGTTGATCCTGATGAACGACCCGTTCGTGCATCAACAGGCCGAGGTCTGGGCCCGGGCGCTGGTGCAGGGCGAGGACGCGACGCCCGAGGCGCGGGTCGAGCGGATGTGGCGCGACGCGCTAGGCCGGACGCCCGACCCCGTGGAGAGGGTCGCGGCGCTGGCGTACCTCCAGGCACAGGCCGACAGCTACGGCCTCGCCGACGAAGCGGTCCTGCGCGACCCCCGCGTGTGGCAGGACCTGTGCCACGCGGTCTTCAATACGAAGTCCTTCCTCTATATCCGGTAG
- a CDS encoding DUF1501 domain-containing protein gives MKHHCQQFTEQPMTRRAMLSQVATGFGGLALAGLMGSPAFGRTPAPGTKTPQGLTGAGTLRAPHLEAKAKSVIFLYMDGGPSHVDTFDYKPALKEHNGKSPYDVIERVEPTQFDNIGTVLQSPWAFNQYGESGAWVSDLFPHVAQCVDDIAFVKSMTSNFSIHTAANYFMHTGHGLQGRPSMGSWFDYGLGSENENLPGFIVLNGGLIPPGGLDNFNSGFLPARHQGTVFKPGGQLVANIGPREGTDQAQRSKLDLVQSLDQALISAVGGADALESAVANYETAYRMQTAVPELNDIAGETEETKSLYGLDHGNEGTRTFGRNCLLARRLVERGVRFIELTCPGGAGDRWDQHGDLEGGHTRNSLNVDQGIAALLKDLKRRGMLDETLVVWGGEFGRTPFAQGNNGRDHNPFGFTMWLAGGGIKGGTSIGMTDDFGYKVAGQKCEVHDLHATMLYLMGVDHEKLTYRFSGRDIRLTDVYGNVLHDIIA, from the coding sequence ATGAAACATCACTGCCAACAATTCACCGAGCAACCGATGACCCGCCGCGCGATGCTCAGCCAGGTCGCCACCGGCTTCGGCGGGCTCGCGCTCGCCGGGCTCATGGGCAGCCCCGCCTTCGGCCGCACCCCCGCCCCCGGAACAAAAACACCGCAAGGACTCACAGGCGCCGGGACGCTACGCGCCCCGCACCTTGAAGCCAAGGCCAAAAGCGTCATCTTCCTCTATATGGATGGCGGCCCGTCCCATGTCGATACCTTCGACTACAAGCCCGCGCTCAAGGAGCACAACGGCAAGAGCCCGTACGACGTGATCGAACGTGTCGAGCCGACTCAGTTCGACAACATCGGTACGGTCCTCCAGTCGCCCTGGGCGTTCAATCAGTACGGCGAGTCGGGCGCGTGGGTCAGCGACCTGTTCCCGCACGTGGCCCAGTGTGTGGACGACATCGCGTTTGTGAAGTCGATGACGTCGAACTTCTCGATCCACACCGCCGCGAACTACTTTATGCACACCGGCCACGGGCTCCAGGGCCGGCCCTCCATGGGCTCGTGGTTCGACTACGGGCTGGGCAGCGAGAACGAAAACCTCCCGGGCTTCATCGTGCTCAACGGCGGGCTGATCCCGCCCGGCGGGCTGGACAACTTCAACTCCGGGTTCCTCCCCGCGCGACACCAGGGCACGGTCTTCAAGCCCGGCGGCCAGCTCGTCGCCAACATCGGCCCGCGCGAAGGCACCGACCAGGCGCAACGCAGCAAGCTCGACCTCGTGCAGTCCCTCGACCAGGCGCTCATCAGCGCCGTCGGCGGTGCCGACGCGCTCGAGTCGGCGGTCGCCAACTACGAAACCGCCTACCGCATGCAGACCGCCGTGCCCGAGCTCAACGACATCGCCGGCGAGACCGAAGAAACCAAGTCGCTCTACGGGCTGGACCACGGCAACGAGGGCACCCGCACGTTTGGCCGAAACTGCTTGCTCGCGCGCCGCCTGGTCGAACGCGGCGTCCGGTTCATCGAGCTCACCTGCCCCGGCGGGGCGGGCGACCGCTGGGACCAGCACGGCGACCTCGAGGGCGGCCACACGCGCAACTCGCTCAACGTCGACCAGGGCATCGCCGCGCTGCTCAAAGACCTCAAGCGTCGCGGTATGCTTGACGAGACCCTCGTCGTCTGGGGCGGCGAGTTCGGGCGGACACCATTTGCGCAGGGCAACAACGGCCGTGACCACAACCCCTTCGGCTTCACGATGTGGCTCGCGGGTGGCGGGATCAAGGGCGGCACCAGCATCGGTATGACCGACGATTTTGGCTACAAGGTCGCCGGCCAGAAGTGCGAAGTCCACGACCTGCACGCGACCATGCTCTACCTCATGGGCGTCGATCACGAAAAACTCACCTACCGCTTCTCGGGCCGCGACATCCGACTCACCGACGTCTACGGCAACGTGCTACACGACATCATCGCCTAA
- a CDS encoding sigma-70 family RNA polymerase sigma factor: MTDPQAASESAQPPAAGAGDRPEGTPEPSTPPAEGEPAPAIPAPPPLDFAKTLKVYEPRLLRYAARLLGPGVPAAIATQAEPGRDTQPADLVQEAFLRLHRHCRSHGSASIEHPGTWLYRVVHNLALDTIRKRTRQRVALPRLEHDARRRADDAGREDDDALGQLEHREQVELALRLLHDLPERQQQVITLKLLDGLTLRQVAEVMDASPGSVNYHLNQGLQRLAQQLRQKGAV, translated from the coding sequence ATGACCGACCCCCAAGCCGCTTCCGAGTCTGCTCAGCCCCCCGCAGCCGGGGCGGGGGATCGACCCGAAGGCACGCCCGAGCCCTCGACACCGCCTGCGGAGGGTGAACCCGCCCCCGCGATCCCTGCGCCGCCCCCGCTCGACTTCGCCAAGACGCTGAAGGTCTACGAGCCCCGGCTGCTGCGCTACGCCGCGCGTTTGCTCGGGCCCGGTGTCCCGGCCGCGATCGCCACACAGGCCGAGCCCGGACGGGACACCCAGCCCGCCGACCTCGTGCAGGAGGCCTTCCTCCGGCTGCACCGCCACTGCCGAAGCCACGGCAGCGCGAGCATCGAACACCCGGGCACCTGGCTCTACCGCGTGGTGCACAACCTCGCGCTGGACACGATCCGCAAACGCACCCGCCAGCGCGTCGCGTTGCCGCGCCTGGAGCACGACGCCCGCCGCCGCGCTGACGACGCCGGCCGTGAGGACGACGACGCGCTGGGCCAACTCGAACACCGCGAGCAGGTCGAGCTTGCGCTGCGCCTGTTGCACGACCTGCCCGAGCGTCAGCAGCAGGTCATCACGCTCAAGCTGCTCGACGGGCTGACACTCCGCCAGGTCGCCGAGGTGATGGACGCATCGCCGGGCAGCGTGAACTACCACCTGAACCAGGGGCTCCAGCGCCTCGCGCAGCAGCTTCGCCAGAAGGGGGCGGTGTGA